The Tripterygium wilfordii isolate XIE 37 chromosome 17, ASM1340144v1, whole genome shotgun sequence genome has a window encoding:
- the LOC119982090 gene encoding taxadiene 5-alpha hydroxylase, producing MATEVKVVLSWVFLFLAALAFLLVLKNKKSRNRTKNMLPPGEMGLPWIGETMEFYKAQHKDRLFEDFVQPRISNYGNIFKTRLMGSPTVVVNGAEANRFFLSNEFKLVISSWPAASVQLMGKNSIMEKQGEQHRCLRGLIATSLSHAGLEALVPKMCESVQLHLDTNWDGQEMVSLYRSTKVVTFTIVFECLLGIKVEPGMLSIFERVLQGVFAAPVKLPGSRFSRAKKARQQIENMLAIIVRDKRKEMENVLTDEKEGSLLTRLVAGMIRGEISEEEVIDNVVLLVFAAHDTTSFAIAMTFKMLAHHPNCHSLLIQEQFDINSKKRAGENLTLEDMKKMNYTWQVARESMRLFPPIFGSFRKAIADIQYGGFTIPKGWKVLWTAYGTHYSKEYFQDPLSFNPNRFEEPVPQYAYLPFGGGPRLCVGHQLAKLNILIFVHHVVTRYNWSLLHPDEEITKDPLPFPSLGMPIKISSKL from the exons ATGGCCACGGAGGTCAAAGTTGTTCTCTCTTGGGTTTTCCTTTTCCTGGCCGCACTGGCATTCCTCCTCGTGCTGAAGAACAAGAAAAGCCGCAATAGAACAAAGAATATGCTACCACCAGGGGAAATGGGACTTCCTTGGATTGGAGAAACAATGGAGTTCTACAAAGCTCAACACAAGGACCGATTATTTGAGGACTTTGTTCAACCTCGGATATCCAACTACGGAAACATCTTCAAAACAAGGCTAATGGGTTCACCAACAGTTGTGGTGAATGGAGCCGAGGCTAATCGGTTCTTCTTATCCAACGAGTTCAAGTTGGTGATAAGCTCTTGGCCTGCAGCTTCAGTTCAGCTCATGGGGAAGAACTCTATCATGGAAAAGCAAGGGGAGCAGCACCGCTGTCTCCGGGGCCTCATAGCCACCTCTCTAAGCCATGCAGGACTAGAGGCTTTAGTCCCCAAGATGTGCGAGTCAGTACAATTGCACTTGGATACTAATTGGGATGGCCAAGAAATGGTAAGCCTTTATCGTTCAACAAAAGTAGTGACATTTACCATAGTTTTCGAGTGCCTActaggaatcaaagtggagccTGGAATGCTGAGTATTTTTGAAAGAGTTCTGCAAGGGGTATTTGCAGCACCAGTCAAACTTCCTGGCTCTAGATTTTCAAGAGCCAAGAAAGCAAGGCAGCAGATAGAGAATATGTTGGCTATAATAGTGAGGGATAAGCGAAAAGAGATGGAAAATGTGCTAACGGATGAGAAGGAAGGGTCGCTGCTAACGCGGTTGGTGGCTGGGATGATCCGAGGAGAGATTAGTGAAGAAGAGGTTATTGACAATGTGGTTTTGCTTGTATTTGCAGCTCACGACACCACTTCTTTCGCCATTGCCATGACATTCAAAATGTTGGCTCACCACCCAAACTGCCACTCTCTCCTGATCCAAG AACAGTTTGATATAAACAGCAAGAAAAGAGCTGGTGAAAATCTAACATTAGAAGACATGAAGAAGATGAACTATACCTGGCAAGTTGCACGTGAAAGCATGCGTCTCTTCCCTCCCATCTTCGGCTCCTTCAGGAAAGCAATTGCTGACATCCAATATGGTGGCTTCACCATCCCGAAAGGATGGAAG GTTCTGTGGACGGCATATGGAACTCACTATAGTAAAGAGTATTTCCAGGATCCATTAAGCTTCAATCCAAATAGGTTTGAGGAGCCTGTTCCCCAATATGCTTACCTTCCATTTGGAGGAGGACCACGGCTTTGTGTAGGACATCAACTGGCCAAGCTCAATATCCTCATTTTTGTGCACCATGTTGTCACTCGATACAATTGGTCCTTGCTGCATCCAGATGAGGAAATTACCAAAGATCCTCTCCCATTTCCCTCCCTTGGAATGCCCATCAAGATCTCTTCCAAGTTGTAA